The nucleotide window TTGCGATGAGAAACACATGCATCAAGCCGTCGCGCCTTTGGCTGGCCTGGCTGATGGGTCTGGCGGTTGCCGGGCCTGGCCAGGGGGCGGCGACGGAGGCGTTCGCGGACGATTGGACGGCGCGGAAATGCGAGCTCTACCAGCAGGCCGTGCGGGACGCGATTACCTTGCAGGGGCCGGAAGGGCTTCGGATGGCGTTCCTGACAAGCAACCAGGAGTTCATAGATGCGCAATGTGCCGTGCGCGTCGAGATATGTCCGATGACGCCCGAGGAATGGACGCTGGCCGACACCCTGCTGAAGATGACGATGAACTAGGGAATGGCCAGTACGTTCGTGCCGTTCGGGTGCCCCTAGGGGGCCGGCGCTAACCGTCGCGCGCCCGCACGAGCATGAAAAGACCGATGGTGACAAGTGCGATGCCGGTCCATTCCAGCGGTCCGGGGATTTCCGACAGGACCGGGATCGCCAGAAGCGTCGCAGAGGCCGGGACGGCCGCAGAAAAGCCCGCCGTGTGGGTCGGGCCCAGATGGTTGGCGGCAATGGCGAAGCACACCATGGCGAGGATGCCCGGACCCAGGCCCTGGTAGGCGGCCTGGAACAGGATTGTGCCGGTGTCGGCCTGCGCCAGGCCGGATGGTAGAAGGAAATACCACAACGGCAGAAAGACGATCGCGTTGGGCACGTTGATGACGACCAGCGCCTGTCGCGGTGTCAGCCGCCAGCGGCGGACGCCGAAGATATAGATCGACTGGATCGCCGCAGCGGTCAGGAAAAGCACGATCCCCAGCGCGGCGCCGTCGCCGGTGGTCCGGATGCCGGTGACCGCAACGAGGACTGCGCCCAGGGTGACGATCACGAGGCTGACCAGTTGCAGCCGATTGGGCAATGCCCCCGTGAAGACGGTGACCAGCAGCACGGTGAAGAACGGCAGCGCCCCGTTGGTGAAAACGCCCGCATAGGCCGCGGAGCTGTACCTGAGGCCCATGTAGACCAGCATCGCGTAAAGCGCACCGGAGCCGCAGAGCACGATAAGAACGATTGGGGTGAGGCCCAGGTGGCGCGGCCACCACGCCCATGCGACGGGCAGGGTCAGCACTCCGGTCACCATGAAGCGCAGCGCGGTGATATCGCCGGGCGTCAGCGCCGTCTGCACGCCGGCGCGCGAGAAGACGATGAAGCCGGACCAGATCACCAGGACGCCGAAGGCGGCGAAAAGCCCGAGCGTGCGGTTCTGGATGTCGTCGGGCAGGGCGGTGCGGGCTGTCATGGCGCGATCAGTGGCAGGGGGTCGGGAAGGTGTCCATAGGCGTCGGCGCCTCGTCGGTATTGCGTCTGTCCCGAAACGCAAGAACGCCGGCCCGGGGAGGGGCCGGCGTTCAGCCTGTGCGGAGGAGGTGTTACTCCCGCGCTTCCTCTTCGAAGACCCGCTTTATGCGTTCAGGACTGCGGGCCGCCGCCTCGTCGCCGTCGAGTTCCCGGCGTTCGATCCTGGCCTGCAGGACATGGAACCCAAGCCAGAACAGGACGCCGACGATCACGAGGATCATCTCGGTGCCGACCATGGGATAGATCGGGCCGATCTGCGACAGGTCCGCACCTGCCCAGGTTTCTACAGCTGTCGTTGACATGTCGTGACCCTCCTCAAGTCAGCAGGCCAAGGCGCTTGGCCTCGGCGATGTCGGCTTCGGATACCTCTATGGCATCCATTTCCTCAGCGATCTCCTCGGACATGTCGAGCCCGACGAGTTCGACCGCGGGCGGTACGCGCAACATGCCCAGGCCCATCAGGATCTTGGACACGATGAAGGCGGGCAGGAAGCCCAGCACGCCGAACATGATGACCGCGCCTGCGAACTGGCCCCAGGGCGTGATGACCGCGACGGTTTCATGATAGGCCGCCGTGGCCGGGTGGCCCCAGAGCATGAAGCCGCAGATGACCAGACCGATGAAGCCCGCGTAGCCGTGCACGGCCACCGCCCCCACCGGATCGTCGAGTTTGAAGCGGCGTTCGACCCAGAAATGCAGCTTGTAGGCGCAGACCGCCCCTACGGCGCCGATCAGCATTGCCTGGATCGGGTGGTAGAGGTCGTTGCCCGCAGAGGCGGTGATAACGCCGGCAAGGCCAGCGGAGTAGGTCCAGAACGCTTCGCCCTTCGATACGACGTAGCCTGCCAGAAGCCCACCCGAGAGCGACATCAGGAAGTTGAACACGATGGCCGACAGGGTAGTGGGCGTGAGGTAGATGGTTGTCGCGGTGAAGTTCACCACGCCTTCCGCGCCGCCCAGCGTGCCGTGGTCGATGATCGGTACGTTGCAGGCGACGTAGAAGCCCCAGAAGCCGCAATAGATCAGGAAGAGCCCGATCGTGACCAGCCACTTGTTGTGCGGGTTGATGTTGCGCGGGGTGCCGTCTGGGGCGAACTTGCCGATCCTTGGCCCCAGCACGACAATCACGCCAAGGGCAAATCCTCCGGCGATGGCGTGGATCACGCCCGACGCATAGGCATCGTGATAGCCCAACTGTGTGACCATCCAGCCATCCGGGTGCCAGCCCCAGGCCGCGTCGATGATCCAGGTGCCCGAGCCGATGACCACCGCCAGGATCCAGAAGGCGGTGGGGCGGATGCGTTCGATGGTGGCGCCCGACACGATCGAGGCCGCGGTCCAGCTGAACAGCAGGAAGGCCGCCCAGAAGACACCGTTCAGGCGGTTCCAGAAGCCGTTGCCCAATTCGGCGCCGTAGCCTTGCGCGCTTTCGAGCGCCGGTCCGGGGCCGCCAAGGTGCGTGCCCATCAGTTCGGACCATGGCACGGCATTGTCGGATTGC belongs to Roseovarius sp. THAF27 and includes:
- a CDS encoding DMT family transporter, with protein sequence MTARTALPDDIQNRTLGLFAAFGVLVIWSGFIVFSRAGVQTALTPGDITALRFMVTGVLTLPVAWAWWPRHLGLTPIVLIVLCGSGALYAMLVYMGLRYSSAAYAGVFTNGALPFFTVLLVTVFTGALPNRLQLVSLVIVTLGAVLVAVTGIRTTGDGAALGIVLFLTAAAIQSIYIFGVRRWRLTPRQALVVINVPNAIVFLPLWYFLLPSGLAQADTGTILFQAAYQGLGPGILAMVCFAIAANHLGPTHTAGFSAAVPASATLLAIPVLSEIPGPLEWTGIALVTIGLFMLVRARDG
- a CDS encoding ammonium transporter, with the protein product MDTDIGALTVIFTEFYYWVTVPLMFLIHVGFCMYEVGASRHKNHMHTVMKNTMLMPLVTITFFFFGWWIYFAFPNGPGITGGLTQSDNAVPWSELMGTHLGGPGPALESAQGYGAELGNGFWNRLNGVFWAAFLLFSWTAASIVSGATIERIRPTAFWILAVVIGSGTWIIDAAWGWHPDGWMVTQLGYHDAYASGVIHAIAGGFALGVIVVLGPRIGKFAPDGTPRNINPHNKWLVTIGLFLIYCGFWGFYVACNVPIIDHGTLGGAEGVVNFTATTIYLTPTTLSAIVFNFLMSLSGGLLAGYVVSKGEAFWTYSAGLAGVITASAGNDLYHPIQAMLIGAVGAVCAYKLHFWVERRFKLDDPVGAVAVHGYAGFIGLVICGFMLWGHPATAAYHETVAVITPWGQFAGAVIMFGVLGFLPAFIVSKILMGLGMLRVPPAVELVGLDMSEEIAEEMDAIEVSEADIAEAKRLGLLT